The following are encoded together in the Pleurocapsa sp. FMAR1 genome:
- a CDS encoding glycogen debranching protein, translating to MSKSTIWVNEQIDPGGLIHACIACQNKDAAENCHQNWQNDLTEEQKQNGWIASLRTVDSWDDVPVNALKLSF from the coding sequence ATGTCAAAATCAACTATTTGGGTAAACGAACAGATCGATCCAGGTGGGCTAATCCATGCTTGTATTGCCTGTCAAAATAAAGATGCAGCAGAAAATTGTCATCAAAATTGGCAAAATGATCTGACTGAAGAACAAAAGCAAAACGGCTGGATTGCCAGTCTGCGTACAGTTGATTCTTGGGATGATGTTCCTGTAAATGCTTTGAAATTAAGCTTTTAG
- a CDS encoding 2-hydroxyacid dehydrogenase encodes MKTRPTVLVTRKLPDAVETRLEKDYLPCLNQDDHPYSIEELLLGSHQADALIITGQDSLDAEAIAQLPEQIKAIATFSVGYDHIDLEAAKKRDIYVINTPDVLTNATADVTWLLLLAAARRAYEGEQLVRQGKWSDPHPTQLLGTEVTGKRLGILGMGRIGRAVARRAKAFKMEVHYSNRHRLSPEQESGAIFHDDPEDLLRVSDFFSFHCPATPETEHFLNARRIELLPDGAIIVNAARGSLVVDEDLTAALRSRKIQAAGLDVFEGEPEINSAYQTLPNVFLLPHIGSATIETRTQMGFLLLDNLDAVFAGKQPPNSLT; translated from the coding sequence ATGAAGACTCGTCCGACGGTGCTAGTCACCCGCAAATTACCCGATGCTGTAGAAACACGTTTAGAAAAAGATTATCTGCCCTGTCTCAATCAAGACGACCATCCCTATTCTATAGAAGAACTCTTGCTAGGTAGTCATCAAGCAGATGCTTTAATTATCACTGGGCAAGATTCTCTAGATGCAGAAGCGATCGCTCAATTGCCCGAACAAATAAAGGCGATCGCCACTTTCTCTGTAGGCTATGACCATATCGATCTCGAAGCAGCCAAAAAGCGTGACATTTACGTAATTAATACTCCCGATGTGTTAACTAATGCTACAGCAGATGTAACCTGGTTATTACTGCTAGCTGCTGCCCGTCGCGCCTATGAAGGAGAGCAGCTAGTACGTCAAGGCAAATGGAGCGATCCTCATCCTACTCAACTACTTGGTACGGAAGTTACGGGTAAGCGTCTGGGTATTTTAGGCATGGGACGAATTGGCAGGGCAGTTGCTCGACGAGCCAAAGCCTTTAAGATGGAGGTTCATTACAGTAATCGTCATCGGCTTTCGCCAGAACAAGAGTCAGGAGCAATTTTTCACGACGATCCAGAAGATTTGTTAAGGGTAAGCGATTTCTTTTCTTTTCACTGTCCCGCCACCCCCGAAACCGAACACTTCCTCAACGCTCGACGGATTGAATTATTACCCGACGGAGCGATTATCGTTAATGCAGCCCGTGGTAGTTTGGTAGTAGATGAAGATTTAACTGCAGCCTTGCGATCGCGCAAAATTCAAGCTGCTGGTTTAGATGTATTTGAAGGAGAGCCTGAAATTAATTCTGCTTATCAAACTTTACCTAATGTATTTCTCTTACCCCATATTGGCAGTGCGACGATAGAAACTCGCACCCAGATGGGTTTTTTGTTGCTGGATAATTTAGATGCTGTCTTTGCTGGTAAGCAGCCCCCTAATTCCCTTACCTGA
- a CDS encoding Uma2 family endonuclease, translating into MIKVKPRFQSFAEYLSYDDGTNKLYELFNGELIEVPPESGNNVQIATFLLLQFALLVGYRRVRGHGLEVEVNGEPRNRYPDLTILREEHIQQLAKRNTVRLTMASPLLVIEVVSPGELQRDRDYIAKRSQYQDCGIPEYWIIDPDAQTLLVLELVANTYNEVGSFSGEELVRSPQFKELNLTAAQIFASANVDTYDR; encoded by the coding sequence ATGATCAAAGTTAAACCTCGGTTTCAAAGCTTTGCCGAATATTTATCCTACGATGATGGCACGAATAAGCTGTATGAACTATTCAACGGAGAGTTGATTGAAGTGCCACCTGAATCAGGAAACAATGTGCAGATTGCCACATTCTTATTGCTGCAATTTGCCTTGCTTGTAGGCTATCGTCGAGTTAGAGGGCATGGGTTAGAGGTCGAAGTCAATGGAGAACCAAGAAATCGTTATCCCGACCTGACAATTCTTCGAGAAGAACATATTCAACAGTTAGCAAAACGTAATACGGTTCGCCTGACAATGGCTTCTCCTTTGCTAGTTATCGAAGTTGTCAGTCCTGGTGAGTTACAACGCGATCGAGATTACATTGCCAAGCGATCGCAATATCAAGATTGCGGTATCCCTGAATATTGGATTATTGACCCTGATGCTCAAACGTTACTAGTATTAGAACTTGTTGCTAATACTTATAATGAGGTAGGTAGTTTTTCTGGAGAAGAGTTAGTGCGCTCGCCACAGTTTAAAGAACTTAATTTAACAGCAGCACAAATCTTTGCCTCAGCTAATGTTGATACTTACGATAGATAA
- a CDS encoding nuclear transport factor 2 family protein has product MNNTHFQQLIDESNIINLINRFYFSVDMRDYEIMRNCLTDRIEFDYTALFGTQMPPTADELVENVRLNHQGLRGIQHITTNHLVILEEDKAKCRVNFQAQHFLPNDRGNSLWTLGGRYFYSLVRTRKAWKIYGCTVHVTWTDGNLQIFDLAHE; this is encoded by the coding sequence ATGAATAATACTCATTTTCAACAACTAATTGATGAATCAAACATCATCAATTTAATTAACCGTTTTTATTTCAGCGTAGATATGCGTGATTATGAAATTATGCGGAATTGTTTAACGGATCGAATTGAGTTTGATTACACCGCCCTCTTTGGGACGCAGATGCCTCCTACCGCAGATGAATTAGTAGAAAATGTGCGACTCAATCATCAGGGACTTCGAGGCATACAGCATATTACGACTAACCATCTTGTTATCCTTGAGGAAGACAAAGCAAAATGTCGAGTAAACTTTCAGGCACAGCATTTTCTGCCTAACGATCGCGGTAATAGCTTATGGACGCTAGGAGGACGTTATTTTTATAGTCTCGTTCGTACACGAAAGGCATGGAAAATTTATGGCTGTACCGTTCATGTTACCTGGACAGATGGCAATTTACAGATTTTCGATCTTGCCCACGAATAA
- a CDS encoding NAD(P)-dependent alcohol dehydrogenase: MKAAIIDRYGSSEVLQIKEVAKPQIESDQMLVKVHASSINPIDWKIRKGLLKNRSGSEFPMFLGYDVSGEVVEVGDRVNRFQPGVSIYARLDQSTGGAYAEYVAVSQRVAAAKPNNMTHEEAATVPLAAMTALQALENKGNIAAGQKVLINGASGGVGIFAVQIAKVLKAEVTAVCSGSNVEMVKSLGADRVIDYKEQDFTEDNVEYDIVFDVVGNRTPPECKSVMKPDGVYITTQPTADDQLKEWKQKLMPNQKAEVIMLQSNTKDLVYLTRQIEAGKIKTVIDRTYPLSEIADAHAYSETEHAAGKIAIAIN; the protein is encoded by the coding sequence ATGAAAGCAGCAATTATCGATCGCTATGGATCTTCTGAAGTTTTGCAGATTAAAGAGGTTGCTAAACCCCAGATTGAATCAGACCAAATGCTAGTTAAGGTTCATGCTAGCAGCATTAACCCTATTGATTGGAAAATTAGAAAAGGTCTGCTGAAAAATCGTTCGGGCAGTGAATTTCCCATGTTTTTAGGGTACGATGTTTCGGGTGAAGTTGTTGAAGTAGGCGATCGCGTTAATCGATTTCAACCAGGCGTTTCAATTTATGCTCGTCTCGACCAATCTACGGGAGGTGCTTATGCCGAATATGTTGCGGTTTCCCAACGGGTTGCTGCTGCCAAACCGAACAATATGACCCACGAAGAGGCAGCAACAGTACCTCTAGCTGCCATGACTGCACTACAGGCTTTGGAAAATAAAGGCAACATAGCAGCGGGACAAAAAGTACTAATTAATGGTGCTTCAGGGGGAGTTGGTATTTTTGCCGTTCAGATTGCTAAAGTATTAAAGGCCGAGGTTACGGCAGTTTGCAGCGGTAGCAATGTCGAAATGGTAAAAAGTTTGGGTGCAGATCGCGTTATTGACTACAAGGAGCAAGACTTCACCGAAGATAACGTCGAATACGACATTGTTTTTGATGTGGTTGGCAATCGCACGCCACCTGAATGTAAGTCTGTCATGAAACCTGATGGAGTCTATATTACGACTCAGCCAACTGCCGATGACCAGCTAAAAGAATGGAAACAGAAGCTCATGCCCAACCAAAAAGCAGAAGTAATTATGCTTCAATCTAATACAAAGGATCTTGTTTATCTTACGAGACAAATCGAAGCAGGTAAGATTAAAACTGTCATCGATCGCACTTATCCCCTCTCAGAAATAGCAGATGCTCACGCTTATAGTGAAACAGAACACGCAGCAGGCAAAATTGCGATCGCTATTAATTAA
- a CDS encoding Crp/Fnr family transcriptional regulator gives MSQNHSHSANRLLAALPEIEYQRLEPYLTPASMTLGTVLYEASEKIETVYFPNTALISVVNILSDGLTTEIGIIGGTGIVGLPVILSNGYSANRAIVQVPDHALKISAIVLKREFDRGEELQRVLLNYTQTRLNETAQIAVCNRHHTIEERLARWLLTVQDLTQSNELPLTQEFISNMLGVRRSGVTIAAGILQSAGLIRYSRGKITILTRSALENSACECYGLFRDNFYRE, from the coding sequence TTGTCACAAAACCATTCGCATTCGGCTAATCGTCTTCTGGCTGCCTTGCCAGAAATTGAATACCAGCGTTTAGAGCCTTACTTAACTCCTGCTTCTATGACTTTGGGAACTGTTTTATACGAAGCTTCAGAAAAGATTGAAACCGTTTACTTCCCCAATACCGCGTTGATTTCTGTGGTTAACATTCTCAGCGACGGTCTGACTACCGAAATTGGTATAATCGGCGGGACGGGAATTGTTGGTCTTCCAGTTATTCTCAGCAATGGTTATAGTGCCAACCGTGCCATAGTTCAAGTACCAGATCATGCTCTGAAGATTTCTGCTATCGTTTTAAAACGGGAGTTTGACCGAGGAGAAGAGTTGCAAAGGGTGTTGCTTAACTACACCCAGACTAGATTAAATGAGACTGCCCAAATAGCAGTTTGTAACCGTCATCATACAATAGAAGAGCGTCTGGCTCGTTGGCTGCTGACGGTTCAGGATTTAACTCAATCTAATGAATTGCCTCTGACTCAGGAATTTATTAGTAATATGCTAGGAGTTCGTCGTTCGGGCGTAACCATAGCCGCAGGTATTCTTCAATCAGCAGGATTGATTCGTTATTCTCGTGGCAAAATTACTATTTTAACTCGGTCTGCTTTAGAAAATTCTGCTTGCGAATGCTATGGGCTGTTTCGTGATAACTTTTATCGAGAATAA
- a CDS encoding TetR/AcrR family transcriptional regulator, whose product MPAPKIDKARAIAAIAELFREQGYHGTSYAQIMKASGLGKGSFYNYFPAGKVDIAKAVLKQIDCWFEENIFAPLDTNDVPEKVFCKMFIAVNTYFDSGQRICLFGAFALYDAREPFSSEIKSYFQRWIEAITTYLQNQGLSEPESRHLAQCSMVAIQGGLVMAQATDDTNVFTQATSEAKNMMLKALK is encoded by the coding sequence ATGCCCGCACCCAAAATTGACAAAGCGCGAGCTATTGCAGCTATAGCTGAGTTATTTAGGGAACAAGGTTATCATGGCACATCCTACGCTCAAATTATGAAGGCTTCTGGTTTAGGAAAAGGAAGTTTTTACAATTATTTTCCAGCAGGAAAAGTAGATATTGCCAAAGCCGTATTGAAACAGATTGACTGCTGGTTTGAAGAAAATATATTTGCTCCCTTAGATACAAACGATGTCCCAGAAAAAGTCTTCTGTAAGATGTTTATAGCAGTCAATACATATTTCGATAGTGGACAAAGAATCTGTTTATTTGGAGCTTTTGCTCTTTATGATGCTAGAGAACCGTTTTCATCTGAGATTAAAAGCTATTTTCAACGATGGATAGAGGCTATTACCACTTATCTACAGAACCAAGGCTTGTCAGAACCAGAAAGCCGACACTTAGCACAGTGTTCGATGGTGGCAATTCAAGGTGGACTTGTAATGGCACAAGCTACTGATGATACAAATGTTTTTACGCAGGCAACCTCAGAAGCTAAAAATATGATGCTAAAAGCTTTAAAGTGA
- a CDS encoding aspartate ammonia-lyase, which translates to MTNNYRTEKDSMGSKEIPSNVYYGIQTLRATENFPISGIKPLATYVDACILIKKATAIANGELGCIDSEISQAIVKAADEVLEGSLRDQFVVDVYQAGAGTSHHMNVNEVLANRALEILGDEKGNYKKISPNDHVNYGQSTNDVIPTAIRVGALLALDKTLYPALDSAIAAVEQKAIEFQDIVKSGRTHMQDAVPVRLGAGFQAWGQILQDHKGRIEAAAGDLYSLGLGGSATGTGLNTHPQYRHRAAELLGEFIGKPLQPAPQLMAAMQSMSPFVNVSGSLRNLAQDLVKISHDLRLMDSGPQTGFKEIQLPAVQPGSSIMPGKYNPVMAEMTSMVCFQVMGYDTAIAFAAQAGQLELNVMMPLIAYDLIHSIEILGNTIDSLSKRCLLGITARRDRCLAYAEGSLALVTALNTHIGYLKAADVAKKSLATGKSIRAIVLEAGLMDENQLAAVLDLGKMSNLPES; encoded by the coding sequence ATGACAAACAACTATCGCACCGAAAAAGACTCCATGGGGTCAAAGGAAATACCCTCTAACGTATATTATGGTATTCAGACTTTAAGAGCTACAGAGAATTTTCCGATTAGCGGTATCAAACCTTTGGCAACTTATGTAGATGCCTGCATCCTGATTAAAAAAGCTACAGCGATCGCCAATGGAGAATTAGGCTGTATAGACTCAGAAATTAGTCAGGCAATTGTCAAAGCTGCGGATGAAGTTTTAGAGGGAAGTCTGCGAGATCAGTTTGTGGTCGATGTCTATCAAGCTGGGGCGGGAACATCTCATCACATGAACGTCAACGAAGTCTTGGCTAATCGAGCTTTAGAAATACTGGGAGATGAGAAAGGTAACTACAAGAAAATTAGTCCTAACGATCACGTTAATTATGGTCAGTCTACCAATGATGTAATTCCTACAGCGATCAGGGTTGGAGCATTGTTAGCTTTAGACAAAACTCTTTATCCTGCTTTAGATAGTGCGATCGCCGCAGTTGAGCAAAAGGCGATAGAATTCCAGGATATTGTTAAATCTGGTCGCACCCATATGCAGGATGCTGTACCTGTGCGTTTAGGAGCAGGATTTCAAGCCTGGGGGCAAATTTTACAAGACCATAAGGGGAGAATTGAAGCTGCTGCTGGCGATCTGTATAGCTTAGGCTTGGGCGGTAGTGCTACAGGCACAGGATTAAATACCCATCCTCAATATCGTCATCGTGCAGCCGAATTGCTAGGAGAATTTATTGGCAAACCGCTACAGCCCGCCCCGCAGCTAATGGCAGCCATGCAAAGCATGAGTCCTTTTGTAAACGTCTCAGGGAGTTTACGTAATTTAGCACAAGATTTAGTCAAGATTTCCCATGATTTGCGTCTGATGGATTCAGGTCCACAAACAGGATTTAAAGAAATTCAGCTACCCGCTGTGCAGCCAGGCTCATCAATTATGCCAGGAAAATATAACCCTGTAATGGCGGAAATGACCTCAATGGTCTGTTTTCAAGTGATGGGCTACGATACGGCGATCGCTTTTGCAGCCCAGGCAGGACAGTTAGAATTAAACGTGATGATGCCTCTGATCGCCTATGATTTAATTCACAGCATCGAAATCTTAGGCAATACTATTGATAGCTTGAGTAAGCGTTGTTTGCTAGGCATTACTGCCCGTCGCGATCGCTGCTTGGCTTATGCTGAAGGCAGTTTAGCTTTAGTTACGGCTCTTAATACTCATATTGGTTATCTAAAAGCAGCAGATGTAGCCAAAAAGTCTTTAGCCACTGGAAAATCTATCAGAGCGATCGTTTTAGAGGCAGGTTTAATGGACGAAAATCAATTAGCAGCAGTCTTAGATTTAGGTAAAATGAGCAATTTGCCAGAATCTTGA
- a CDS encoding bacteriorhodopsin: MPQGWTEIWLWVAFIGMVIGFVILGIRAISHRHREGMEFSMISFFICLWAACMYLSMALGHTITLAGGQEVYWGRYLDWIVTTPLLLLDLGVLAGARPKLIGAVIGADIFMIVTGVIASLTTPPENFIWYVISCGAFVALLWALFSEYSATARRRDDKVSKLFSTMRNLLVVLWICYPIVWILGAQGITAIGTAWEAFFYAVLDVTAKVVFGLILTSASSTTLAKASNSDRMMKTAESYIQGYQGE, from the coding sequence ATGCCACAAGGTTGGACAGAAATTTGGCTTTGGGTAGCTTTTATCGGCATGGTAATTGGATTCGTAATTTTAGGCATAAGAGCGATCTCTCACCGTCACAGAGAAGGCATGGAGTTTAGCATGATAAGCTTCTTTATCTGTCTTTGGGCTGCCTGTATGTATCTCTCAATGGCTCTCGGTCACACTATCACTTTAGCAGGTGGTCAAGAGGTATACTGGGGACGCTATCTCGACTGGATTGTCACTACACCATTGCTGCTTCTCGATCTAGGTGTTCTCGCGGGTGCAAGACCAAAATTGATTGGCGCAGTTATTGGTGCAGATATTTTCATGATCGTCACGGGGGTTATTGCCTCGCTGACAACTCCTCCAGAAAATTTTATCTGGTATGTAATTAGTTGCGGGGCTTTTGTGGCTCTTCTGTGGGCTTTATTTAGCGAATATAGTGCCACTGCTCGCCGTCGTGACGACAAAGTAAGCAAGCTGTTTTCTACTATGCGTAATCTGCTGGTTGTATTGTGGATTTGCTACCCAATTGTCTGGATCTTAGGAGCGCAGGGAATTACGGCTATTGGCACAGCATGGGAAGCGTTTTTCTATGCAGTGCTAGATGTGACAGCTAAAGTAGTCTTTGGTTTAATTCTGACTTCTGCTAGTTCAACAACGTTGGCAAAAGCAAGCAATTCCGACAGAATGATGAAGACAGCCGAGTCATACATCCAGGGATATCAAGGGGAGTGA
- a CDS encoding UbiA family prenyltransferase, translating into MRWFYDRFLELIIYPSIWVAAAIASLGIYTQKILELGYGWQPIALIFASALIPYNLDRIFDSYIQEIPDAKTQLFFRQPYIWILLCTAIASTVMLLYKAPANVRLVSIAGIIPLLYGTPIFPWKRESRWQWYRLKDIPGSKAWTVGGILTYAVVALPIAYAGSQFDSVAALVTLFLFVFIVTNSHAFDIRDIQSDLKKGVVTLPIIAGIKKTKIILTVMNILTLLTITTSWITDIMAYHPEMIIAIAVNLIYIWKISTDTPRWVYSIWIEGLLFVPILGS; encoded by the coding sequence ATGAGATGGTTTTACGATCGCTTTTTGGAACTAATTATCTATCCTAGTATTTGGGTTGCTGCGGCGATCGCGTCTTTGGGAATATACACCCAAAAAATACTGGAATTGGGTTATGGTTGGCAACCAATCGCTTTGATTTTTGCTTCTGCTTTAATACCCTACAATTTAGACCGTATTTTCGACTCCTATATACAAGAAATACCTGATGCTAAAACTCAGTTATTTTTTCGACAGCCTTATATTTGGATCTTATTGTGTACGGCGATCGCAAGTACTGTTATGCTATTGTACAAAGCCCCTGCAAATGTTCGCCTAGTTAGTATTGCAGGTATTATTCCTTTACTTTACGGTACACCCATATTCCCTTGGAAGCGGGAGTCAAGATGGCAGTGGTATCGCCTCAAAGACATTCCTGGTTCAAAAGCTTGGACTGTTGGCGGTATCTTAACCTATGCCGTAGTTGCTTTGCCAATAGCTTATGCAGGCTCACAATTCGATTCTGTAGCAGCGTTAGTTACCTTGTTTTTGTTCGTTTTTATTGTGACTAATTCTCATGCTTTTGATATTCGGGATATTCAATCCGATTTGAAAAAAGGTGTAGTTACTTTGCCAATCATAGCGGGAATTAAAAAGACAAAAATAATTTTGACGGTAATGAATATATTGACGTTGCTAACTATAACCACCTCATGGATAACAGACATTATGGCTTACCATCCAGAGATGATTATAGCTATAGCAGTTAATCTAATTTATATTTGGAAGATAAGTACAGATACTCCCCGATGGGTTTATAGTATTTGGATTGAAGGGCTGTTATTTGTGCCGATATTAGGTAGTTAG
- a CDS encoding aldo/keto reductase, with amino-acid sequence MKYKQLGSNKISAIGLGAMPLSISGRPSETDAIAVIHKALDLGVTLIDTSDAYCQDESDKHHNESLIAKALQQYSGDTSSVTVATKGGLLRPEGRWTQDGNPDRLRKTIRESHAILKGSQPIDLWQYHAPDTNYTIEEALTPAKEAVEQGLIRYVGVSNFSVEQIEQARKVVDIVSVQNQYNPWHRQPEFDGVLDYCEQEGLIFFPWSPLGGSSRVSRLQDIQVIAELAKDREVSVYQIVLAWLRAKYDCIVPIPGASHISSIEDSVKAIDLKLDNQEVKRIDEQLSK; translated from the coding sequence GTGAAATATAAACAGCTAGGCAGTAATAAAATTAGTGCGATCGGTTTAGGTGCAATGCCGTTATCAATATCAGGTCGTCCGTCAGAAACAGACGCGATCGCCGTTATCCATAAAGCTCTCGATCTTGGCGTGACTTTAATCGACACCTCTGATGCTTATTGCCAAGATGAATCCGATAAACATCATAATGAAAGCCTGATTGCTAAAGCACTGCAACAGTACTCAGGAGATACAAGTTCGGTTACGGTTGCCACTAAAGGGGGTTTGTTGCGTCCTGAAGGCAGATGGACTCAAGATGGCAATCCCGATCGCTTACGAAAAACCATTCGTGAAAGCCATGCAATTCTGAAGGGTTCTCAACCAATCGATCTTTGGCAATACCATGCGCCAGATACCAACTATACAATTGAAGAAGCTCTAACTCCAGCTAAAGAAGCTGTAGAACAAGGATTAATACGCTACGTTGGCGTTTCTAACTTTAGTGTCGAGCAGATCGAACAGGCTCGTAAAGTAGTAGATATTGTTTCAGTGCAGAATCAATATAATCCTTGGCATCGTCAACCCGAATTTGATGGTGTATTGGATTATTGTGAACAAGAAGGATTAATCTTCTTTCCCTGGAGTCCTCTAGGGGGAAGCAGTCGCGTTAGTCGTTTGCAGGATATTCAAGTTATTGCCGAATTAGCTAAAGATAGAGAGGTTTCAGTTTATCAAATTGTTTTAGCATGGTTGCGAGCCAAATATGACTGTATCGTACCGATTCCTGGTGCAAGCCATATTTCTAGTATTGAAGATTCGGTTAAAGCCATTGATTTGAAACTTGACAACCAAGAGGTAAAACGGATCGACGAGCAACTTTCTAAATAG
- a CDS encoding nuclear transport factor 2 family protein, producing the protein MNASEQRLPLPPFNQDTAIQKVRMAENAWNTRDPQKVALAYTFDSIWRNRDEFFQGRDKIIEFLTRKWLKELDYRLIKELWAFDDNKIAVRFQYEWHDDSEQWYRAYGNELWEFDKNGLMSRREASINDVKIRVEERKFFWSRNIRPEDHPGLT; encoded by the coding sequence ATGAACGCAAGCGAACAACGCCTTCCACTTCCCCCTTTCAATCAAGACACAGCAATTCAAAAAGTGCGGATGGCAGAAAATGCCTGGAATACTCGCGATCCTCAGAAAGTAGCACTAGCTTATACATTTGACAGTATCTGGCGTAATCGTGACGAATTTTTTCAAGGTCGCGATAAGATAATAGAATTTCTAACTCGCAAGTGGCTTAAAGAACTAGATTATCGGCTTATAAAAGAGTTGTGGGCATTTGACGACAACAAAATAGCAGTACGCTTTCAGTATGAATGGCATGATGATTCAGAGCAATGGTATCGCGCTTATGGAAATGAATTATGGGAATTTGATAAAAATGGCTTGATGTCTCGTCGAGAAGCCAGTATTAATGACGTTAAAATTAGAGTAGAAGAACGTAAATTCTTTTGGTCAAGAAATATAAGACCAGAAGACCATCCAGGTTTAACGTAA
- a CDS encoding Uma2 family endonuclease, which yields MLINTKLPLDSDRLQKQDQTLCLAGMTWIDYEKFDSEEYPGYRVSYFDGVITLVSPSKNHERIAQTIAILVSAYCRKFSLLYFPLGSTRLENKPLAGKEPDVSFAFNTDKDIPDLAIEVIFSSGSLDDLNKYQAIGVNEVWFWRNNKITFYQLQKEYRKISTSKLLPNLSSKTLENFVNQSLTKSPLAIEADFLQQI from the coding sequence ATGTTAATCAATACCAAGCTTCCTTTAGATAGCGATCGCCTTCAAAAACAAGACCAAACTTTGTGTTTGGCAGGAATGACTTGGATAGATTATGAAAAATTTGATTCTGAAGAATACCCAGGCTATAGAGTCTCTTATTTCGATGGAGTAATTACTTTAGTGTCTCCCAGTAAGAATCACGAAAGAATTGCCCAAACCATTGCTATTTTAGTGTCTGCTTACTGTAGAAAGTTCAGTCTACTTTATTTTCCACTGGGTTCTACCAGATTAGAAAATAAACCACTGGCAGGAAAAGAGCCAGACGTTAGTTTCGCTTTCAATACTGATAAAGATATTCCTGATTTGGCGATTGAAGTCATATTTTCTAGTGGTAGCCTTGACGATCTTAATAAATATCAAGCCATTGGTGTAAATGAAGTCTGGTTCTGGAGAAATAATAAAATTACTTTTTATCAACTACAAAAAGAGTATAGAAAAATTTCTACTAGCAAACTGTTACCCAACTTGTCATCTAAAACATTGGAAAACTTTGTTAACCAAAGTCTTACTAAAAGTCCGTTAGCTATTGAAGCCGATTTTTTACAACAAATTTAA